In Rutidosis leptorrhynchoides isolate AG116_Rl617_1_P2 chromosome 2, CSIRO_AGI_Rlap_v1, whole genome shotgun sequence, one genomic interval encodes:
- the LOC139887856 gene encoding glutelin type-D 1-like, with protein MDTKVTVGKADQTAFEGDSGGYYLWSNANTPLLTESKLGAGKLLLHPLGFAIPHYSDSSKIGFVVEGSCTVGLVTPNNSEEKVLLIKKGDVIPLVAGVISWWFNGGDTDVVIAFLGDTSKAIVPGQFTYFFVGGVLGLLAGFQSDFVGKTFGLDQKESESLVSSQPGALLVKLQPGIKFPEPSKHIKEKLYATIINPSGDDFVNEGGFVKSLTEKNIVTLGEIGLSAKFVKLECNAMLAPSYIANGSIQISYVVKGSGQIRVVGSEGKPVLDTKVEEGDLFIVPQFFATAAIADDSGMEVFSIVTSSKPVFGHLAGNTSVWKALSSVVLQSTLNISQESEIAFKGKNTKNITIVPSSI; from the exons ATGGATACAAAAGTGACTGTGGGGAAGGCCGATCAAACGGCATTTGAGGGAGATAGTGGTGGATATTATTTATGGTCCAACGCGAATACACCTTTGTTAACTGAGTCTAAGCTCGGTGCCGGAAAACTTCTACTCCATCCTCTGGGCTTTGCTATTCCTCACTATTCCGATTCTTCCAAAATAGGTTTTGTTGTTGAAG GTTCCTGCACAGTTGGGTTAGTGACACCAAATAATTCAGAAGAAAAGGTTTTATTGATCAAGAAAGGGGATGTAATTCCACTTGTTGCTGGGGTGATTTCATGGTGGTTCAATGGTGGCGACACCGATGTGGTCATCGCGTTCTTGGGTGATACGAGCAAAGCCATAGTTCCTGGTCAATTCACATACTTTTTTGTAGGGGGTGTTTTAGGACTTCTAGCTGGATTTCAATCCGACTTTGTAGGCAAAACATTTGGTCTGGACCAAAAGGAGTCAGAAAGTCTTGTAAGCAGCCAACCAGGCGCGTTACTTGTTAAACTGCAGCCTGGAATTAAGTTTCCAGAACCAAGTAAACACATCAAAGAAAAACTTTATGCTACAATTATCAATCCATCAGGTGACGATTTTGTGAATGAGGGGGGATTCGTGAAATCCTTGACGGAAAAGAACATTGTTACGCTTGGTGAGATTGGTCTAAGTGCAAAATTTGTGAAGTTAGAGTGCAATGCTATGTTGGCACCAAGTTACATTGCGAACGGGTCGATTCAGATTAGTTATGTTGTTAAAGGAAGTGGTCAGATTCGGGTGGTGGGCAGTGAAGGAAAGCCTGTATTGGATACTAAAGTTGAAGAAGGCGACTTGTTTATCGTTCCCCAATTCTTTGCTACTGCGGCGATTGCGGATGATTCTGGAATGGAAGTTTTTTCTATTGTAACTTCTTCAAA ACCTGTTTTTGGACACTTAGCTGGCAACACTTCAGTTTGGAAGGCATTGTCGTCAGTGGTGTTACAGTCTACTTTGAATATTAGTCAAGAATCTGAAATAGCATTTAAAGGGAAAAATACTAAAAACATAACAATTGTTCCTTCAAGTATTTAA